The following proteins are encoded in a genomic region of Gossypium hirsutum isolate 1008001.06 chromosome D05, Gossypium_hirsutum_v2.1, whole genome shotgun sequence:
- the LOC107905795 gene encoding PHD finger protein ALFIN-LIKE 7 → MEGIPHPIPRTVEEVFNDFKGRRAGLIKALTTDVDKFYQQCDPEKENLCLYGLPNETWEVNLPVEEVPPELPEPALGINFARDGMQEKDWLSLVAVHSDSWLLAVAFYFGARFGFGKNERKRLFLMINDLPSIFEVVTGNVKQSKDQSANHNSSGKSKSSAKSRQSEPQSKMVKMSPPSKDEDESGEEEEEDDEQGATCGACGDSYGTDEFWICCDICERWFHGKCVKITPAKAEHIKQYKCPSCSSKRARV, encoded by the exons ATGGAAGGGATACCACACCCGATACCGAGAACGGTAGAAGAGGTCTTCAACGACTTTAAAGGCAGACGTGCTGGCTTGATTAAGGCCCTCACCACTG ATGTTGACAAGTTCTACCAACAGTGTGATCCTG AGAAGGAAAACTTATGCTTGTATGGACTCCCAAATGAGACATGGGAAGTTAACTTGCCTGTTGAGGAGGTGCCTCCTGAGCTTCCAGAACCTGCACTAGGCATAAACTTTGCTAGAGATGGAATGCAGGAGAAGGACTGGCTATCCTTGGTTGCAGTTCACAGTGATTCATGGTTGCTTGCTGTTGCTTTCTATTTTGGTGCACGGTTCGGGTTTGGCAAGAATGAGAG GAAAAGACTCTTTCTAATGATAAATGATCTTCCAAGCATATTCGAAGTTGTTACTGGAAATGTAAAGCAATCAAAGGACCAATCTGCTAATCATAACAGTAGTGGCAAAAGCAAATCAAGTGCTAAG TCTCGTCAATCTGAACCCCAGAGTAAGATGGTAAAGATGTCTCCACCATCCAAGGATGAAGATGAGAGTGGGGAAGAAGAGGAGGAAGATGATGAACAGGGTGCCACTTGTGGGGCTTGTGGAGATAGCTATGGAACAGATGAATTCTGGATTTGCTGTGATATCTGCGAGAGATGGTTCCATGGCAAATGTGTGAAGATTACACCTGCAAAGGCTGAGCACATCAAGCAGTACAAGTGCCCAAGCTGCAGTAGCAAGAGGGCTAGAGTTTGA
- the LOC107905796 gene encoding START domain-containing protein 10, whose amino-acid sequence MKSSPAACGQQSWSISDDSLRRYVQYASESCIQELLMSASVSVSPASETDKLGNRSDGWKVLTLENGVEISKRRSGSLHMFRSRWVLRSVSPQQFITVANAIDAAKQWDSELVEGRYIKDLEDNLSIIRLRFGDNSKPLFRKREFIVYERRETMEDGTLVVAVASLPKEIAAGLLPQQNNAIRGFLLQSGWVVEKLEDINSCIVTYVVQLDPAGWLPKWFVNRLNTKLVMIIEDLRKLVQTTAPH is encoded by the exons ATGAAAAGCAGCCCTGCAGCTTGCGGCCAGCAATCTTG GTCCATCAGCGACGACTCACTAAGAAGATACGTCCAATATGCAAGCGAAAGCTGCATACAGGAGTTGTTAATGTCGGCTTCGGTCTCGGTTTCACCAGCTTCAGAGACGGACAAGTTGGGGAATCGCAGTGATGGATGGAAGGTTCTGACCCTTGAAAACGGAGTGGAGATATCGAAGCGCAGGTCTGGATCGCTTCACATGTTCCGAAGCCGCTGGGTCCTCAGATCTGTCTCGCCCCAGCAGTTCATCACCGTCGCCAACGCCATAGATGCTGCCAAG CAATGGGACAGTGAGCTTGTAGAAGGCAGATATATTAAAGATCTTGAAGATAACTTGAGCATTATTCGTCTTAGGTTTGGAGACAACTCAAAGCCTTTGTTTAGAAAAAGAGAATTCATAGTGTACGAGCGACGTGAGACCATGGAAGATGGCACTctg GTTGTAGCAGTGGCCTCACTGCCCAAGGAAATTGCTGCAGGTTTGCTTCCACAGCAAAATAATGCAATTAGAGGCTTTTTGCTGCAATCAGGATGGGTCGTCGAAAAGCTTGAAGATATAAACTCCTGTATTGTTACTTACGTTGTTCAG TTGGATCCTGCAGGATGGCTTCCCAAGTGGTTTGTGAATCGGCTTAACACCAAGCTAGTTATGATCATTGAAGACCTTAGGAAATTGGTTCAAACCACTGCACCACATTGA